Genomic segment of Parcubacteria group bacterium:
TATTACATTTCCAAAATTTTACTAATCATTTGCAGGTTCACCACATCGTTGACATATTCTTGTAAAAAAACCTTTATAAAAATGACCACCATTATTAAAACACGCACTATGACATTTCTTTACATCACCACAAACAAATATACTCGTTGGTTTCCCCGTCAGGGAATCAAACTTCCCAGTCGGGACGACGATCATTCTTTTCCCGCAATTTGTGCAATAAGGAGCAGCCATTGTCCTCGTCCTCCTTGTTAAACCCAACGCTTCGGTTTAGTCACTCGTCGCTATGACGGGCGCTATAATCGATAATTTAAATCTACCATAAAATAAGATATCTGTCAATATATACGTATATATCAGATTAACCCTCGGAGAACGGGAAGAGATTTTACATTTCCAGAATTTTGAAGGTCTCGTCGCTGTCAACGCATTCGCGAGCCCTAAGGAATGTGTCCATTGGCATGTCGCCGAAATTAAGCGGCTTTTGAGAGCCGTTTCAATTGCCCAGGCAATCAGGGGCTTGCCGCAAAAGTTTCTTATGTTTTTGCCCGGGACGCCCTTTGAACCGCCCCGAGCCGGTATTATTGCTATGATATTCATAACTTTACAAAAAATACAATAAAGTTATTAAAAAGTCCAATTATAAAACCCGACAAGTTGCTGTCGGGTTTCGCTTTGAAATTTTATGTTATCAACCATCTATCCACGCCGAAGTCATTTTTTCTGGTCTCCACTGCGAGATAAGCTGTTGGTTAACTTCTTGGACGGTTGATTTTTCAAAGACAGCTCGATGTCGCCAGCTATCAAAGAACTTTAGCTGAACCACCCCGTTTTTGTGCAACTTTCTCAGCTCATTATAGCCAGCGCCACCATTGAAGGTAGTGGAAGTATCTCCGTTGATAAGAAGGCCGTCTTTACGAAGAACCCGAATTGCCTCTGTAACAATCTGAACCTTATCCTCGTCAGATATTCCGAGTGAATAGAAGGTGCAGTTGCACGGTCTACCTTCGTAATCAGCGTTACTGACGCATTTTCTATCAGAACCCATTTCACAAGTACCTTTGTCGCAATGGCACTCGTTAAAACGCGGAATACTTAGCACGTTGGCTAACGCCACTATATTGAATGTTTCATTTGGAAAAGGCAGAGCACATCCATTTGATTTCAAGATATCAAAGTGACCATTAAAGTGTCCTAAATCCTCTAATCTTTTGATTTTATTTCTCAAGTCTTTCGGATCCTTAAACCCTATCCCACTACAAAGTCGGAAATCATAATCAACACAAACATATCGAGAAATTCTTTTGTTTAGATCAGCCAGATTGTAACCGGCATTATTCCATTCTTGCATAAGCCTTTCTATTCTTTCAATTTCTCTGACGCTTTCTTTTATCTGGTATTTACTCAGATCACTTTCGTATTCTGTTAGATTTTTTTTATACTTGACTTCTTCAATTCTATTGACATGCTTGTTAAGCAGCAGAAAATCTAAACCAAACCATGGATAATCTCCGCAACCCATCTCAAGAACACTCAATGGATATTGAATATTTATCATGCCAGGCCCTCCTTATTTATAAAGATCGTTTAAAATATAATACCATTATTCATTACGGTTGTCAAAATTGGCAAGTGGAGCGCTGGTTTACTTTCACGTAAATTCAAAAATTACGGCAAAATCTAACGATTGTCTCGGAATGTTGTAATTTTTAAAACCTCCCAATTTGATTTGAGAGGTTAATTGAAATTTTACATTTCCAGAATTTTGAAGGTCTCGTCGCTATCAACGCATTCGCGAGCCCTAAGGAATGTGTCCATTGGCATGTCGCCGAAATTAAGCGGCTCACCAGTTTGAGGATTATGAAGCAGTTTTGTAGCGTCATCGAGTTCCAAAACATACTGATGGAAATTCTCGTCGCAAATCGGCTCACGCGTTACCGGGTTAAAGTTAATTCCGAAAACTTCATTAAGCATTTTTTTGACCTTCGGATGGTTAAGCATTTCCGTTCCCGGATACCAGGTGGCGGTAAACATTCTCCTGTTTACCGAATCGGGCAGTTTGCCGCGGGAAGTGTAGAAATCTTCCTGCCATTTTATGAAAGCGACGCTGATTTTAAGGTCTTCAAGGGTTTCGGTCGGATACGCCATAATCCAGGTGCAGTTGGCGTGGATTCCGGCCAAATCGCAGTTTTTGATTCCCTCAATCATGGTGCGGGGGAATTCGTAGGTTTTTCCGTCAACCCTTATTGGCGTTAACCCGTTTTTAAGGATAAAGCCGCCCTTATTCATTGCTTTAAGGACCGACGGAGAAGCGCTCTCGGCGCCAAAGCCAATGTAGACACATCCGGCTTCGGCCATCAGGTCAACGCGTTTTGGGTCTTCGAAAATATATTCGCCCGGCTTTCCGGCTTTCGGCCGCAAGCCGGCTGATTCGTCAAGCCGCGTGTGCGTGCCCCAGCGGACACCCAGCGGTTTAAGATATGGGACAAGCTCAACAATTCTATGGTAATCAACTCCAAAATTATCGTCGGGCATTCCAATAAAGTCCACGCCGTATTTTTCAATATGGAGTTTGAATTCCTCGGCGAGGTTTTTCGCCGAACGCATTCCGTAATTCCTTTCACCCTGCGCTCCGCGAAAGCAGAAAGCGCAAGCGTAGGGACAGCCGCGGGAAGAAACAAAATTAGTGCTTCTTCGCATCTCGAAAGATGTTGCCGAACTATTGTTGGCCGAAGTCCCCCAAATGGCATTGCCAAGATAGTATTCAAGCATTTCATATCCGAAAACATCTTCTTT
This window contains:
- a CDS encoding radical SAM protein, yielding MNSIHPADVVKDIKPADLRNLNAVFINMPLRETAVPNNTPQGPLLLATNLRKNYGINATVIDLNGYRVKDELAQKRGLVNGRHLTEPEVFELIKKHFEVHGEPDLVGFSGKITTLRWQEKVAKMIRELLPNVFLVSGNGLATELKAGLFNYIPELDGVARSEGDDVIIKIAYDAKIIKEMGFANAINSGKLAPYYVGEIHGCYRFLYEGDRPRDLDAIPFADLDLLKEDVFGYEMLEYYLGNAIWGTSANNSSATSFEMRRSTNFVSSRGCPYACAFCFRGAQGERNYGMRSAKNLAEEFKLHIEKYGVDFIGMPDDNFGVDYHRIVELVPYLKPLGVRWGTHTRLDESAGLRPKAGKPGEYIFEDPKRVDLMAEAGCVYIGFGAESASPSVLKAMNKGGFILKNGLTPIRVDGKTYEFPRTMIEGIKNCDLAGIHANCTWIMAYPTETLEDLKISVAFIKWQEDFYTSRGKLPDSVNRRMFTATWYPGTEMLNHPKVKKMLNEVFGINFNPVTREPICDENFHQYVLELDDATKLLHNPQTGEPLNFGDMPMDTFLRARECVDSDETFKILEM